A part of Dehalogenimonas sp. W genomic DNA contains:
- the cobS gene encoding adenosylcobinamide-GDP ribazoletransferase, with protein sequence MKSFLAAWRFLTSVPVPFYKEEWDRPLSQEQFARSLVYYPVIGLLIGTILCALYWLYSQFLPELLVDAMLLGSMVMLTGGLHLDGVVDTFDGLAGGHRSPERRKQIMKEPGVGAIGVVVVVVLLLLKYAALLSLPDNVMYSALVLMPVLSRWAMVYAVFSFPYAREQGMGKSLKDGSGRAVLLMASVTALIIAVLAGGWRGLVLFAFIWLLTIALSRFFQGKFQGLTGDSYGTINEFSEFAVLVLVVLFSFNSWL encoded by the coding sequence ATGAAGTCTTTTCTCGCAGCCTGGCGTTTTTTAACCAGCGTACCAGTCCCGTTTTATAAAGAAGAATGGGACCGTCCCCTAAGTCAGGAGCAATTTGCCCGGTCATTGGTTTATTATCCTGTTATAGGTCTGCTTATAGGGACTATTCTGTGCGCGCTGTACTGGCTGTACAGCCAATTCCTGCCGGAACTGCTGGTAGATGCTATGCTGCTGGGAAGTATGGTCATGCTGACCGGTGGCTTGCATCTGGATGGAGTGGTGGATACCTTTGATGGTTTGGCAGGAGGGCATCGTTCACCCGAAAGACGCAAACAGATAATGAAAGAGCCGGGAGTCGGCGCCATCGGCGTTGTCGTGGTGGTGGTGCTGCTGTTGCTGAAATATGCCGCGCTACTTAGTTTGCCTGATAATGTTATGTATTCAGCGTTGGTCTTGATGCCGGTACTCAGCCGATGGGCGATGGTTTATGCCGTCTTTAGTTTTCCTTATGCCCGGGAACAGGGTATGGGAAAATCCCTGAAGGATGGTTCCGGCCGTGCTGTTTTGTTGATGGCAAGTGTAACGGCATTGATCATCGCGGTTTTGGCAGGGGGCTGGCGGGGTTTGGTGCTGTTCGCATTTATCTGGTTGCTAACCATTGCTTTATCCCGCTTTTTTCAAGGCAAGTTTCAAGGGTTAACCGGTGATAGCTACGGCACGATAAACGAGTTTAGCGAGTTTGCCGTTCTGGTTTTAGTCGTGTTATTCTCTTTCAACAGTTGGTTGTAG
- a CDS encoding histidine phosphatase family protein has protein sequence MKLILVRHGDTATDDSGKCYGATDIDLSEKGQQQALALQQSFAEIKIDAIYSGTLKRGVKTANTIAGVHGVTVVKAPELNEVNFGLIEGLTFNDARLQFPDVAESWQLGSQDLCFPDGESFHELYDRTLKFLERLKGHQSDETVMVVGHGGPLRIMVCHLLGVSVSHHWQFTMSRSSVSALSIYPNGSVLEKLNDMAHWKYFEDKK, from the coding sequence TTGAAATTGATTCTGGTTAGACATGGTGATACAGCCACTGATGATTCCGGCAAATGCTATGGCGCAACGGACATTGATTTATCCGAAAAGGGACAGCAGCAGGCTTTAGCACTGCAACAATCCTTTGCGGAAATTAAAATTGATGCCATCTACTCCGGTACTTTGAAACGCGGAGTTAAAACGGCAAATACTATCGCTGGCGTGCATGGCGTAACTGTCGTGAAGGCACCGGAATTAAATGAAGTTAATTTTGGGCTTATTGAAGGGCTCACGTTCAATGATGCCCGCTTGCAGTTCCCCGATGTTGCCGAAAGCTGGCAGCTAGGAAGTCAGGATCTATGCTTTCCTGATGGAGAAAGTTTCCATGAGTTATACGACAGGACCCTGAAATTTTTAGAGCGACTGAAAGGACACCAAAGTGATGAGACCGTTATGGTGGTAGGGCACGGAGGTCCATTGCGGATAATGGTATGTCATTTACTTGGGGTATCAGTCAGCCATCATTGGCAGTTTACCATGTCGCGATCTTCTGTGAGTGCACTAAGTATATATCCTAATGGTAGTGTACTGGAAAAGCTCAACGATATGGCCCACTGGAAATATTTTGAGGATAAAAAATAA
- the cobU gene encoding bifunctional adenosylcobinamide kinase/adenosylcobinamide-phosphate guanylyltransferase has translation MCHRTILLIGGARSGKSNFAEELAKQAGGDVLFVATAEAGDDEMRRRIEVHKKSRPSHWHTLEATRGVGTHIQGESRKHSVVILDCITLLVTNVLCQHMAVSGEDLDENSFECDVRAEVNSVIEVMNKESASFIIVTNEVGEGIIPIGAATRMYRDVLGRANQMLAHACDEVYLMVAGIPLKVK, from the coding sequence ATGTGTCACAGAACCATCTTGTTGATTGGCGGGGCTCGTTCAGGTAAAAGCAACTTTGCGGAGGAACTGGCCAAACAAGCCGGGGGTGACGTTTTATTTGTGGCAACCGCAGAGGCCGGCGATGATGAAATGAGGCGCCGGATTGAAGTTCATAAAAAATCCAGGCCATCACATTGGCATACACTTGAGGCCACGCGCGGTGTCGGTACCCACATACAGGGAGAAAGCCGGAAGCACAGTGTAGTGATTTTAGATTGTATCACTCTTCTGGTAACCAATGTGCTCTGTCAGCATATGGCCGTCAGCGGTGAGGATTTAGATGAAAACAGTTTTGAATGCGATGTCCGCGCCGAAGTCAATTCAGTAATTGAGGTGATGAATAAGGAATCTGCCTCATTTATTATTGTGACAAATGAAGTCGGTGAGGGGATTATACCGATTGGGGCCGCAACTCGTATGTACCGTGATGTGTTGGGGAGGGCGAATCAGATGCTGGCACATGCCTGCGATGAGGTTTATTTAATGGTAGCCGGTATTCCACTCAAGGTAAAATAA
- the trxA gene encoding thioredoxin — translation MPLEITDDTFDAEVVKSTLPVLVDFWAPWCGPCRMVGPIVDKLEEKYKENFKFCKMNVDENQKTAGQFRVMSIPTLMFFKDGKVEDTVVGAVPESTLEEKINKLA, via the coding sequence ATGCCGCTTGAAATTACTGACGATACTTTTGATGCCGAAGTCGTTAAGTCCACACTACCAGTTCTGGTGGATTTCTGGGCGCCTTGGTGTGGTCCCTGCCGTATGGTAGGCCCGATCGTGGACAAACTTGAGGAGAAATACAAGGAAAATTTCAAATTCTGCAAAATGAATGTGGATGAAAACCAGAAGACCGCAGGACAGTTCCGCGTCATGTCCATCCCGACTCTGATGTTTTTCAAAGACGGTAAAGTTGAAGATACCGTTGTTGGTGCAGTGCCGGAAAGCACCCTTGAAGAAAAAATCAATAAACTGGCTTAA
- a CDS encoding FAD-dependent oxidoreductase, whose translation MTDEIRTGVYVCHCGVNIAGIVDVNAVAEYAASLPGVAVSRTNKYTCSDPGQTIIKDDIKKYGLNRIVVAACSPSMHEKTYRRVLESAGINAYLLEMANIREHCAWVNPAKLMATTKAQDLVKAAVARVSTQQALESPQIKVNSNTLVVGGGIAGITAALEIAESGNQVFLVERNPAIGGHMAQLDKTFPTLDCAACISTPKMSQTGQHPNISLMAYSEVTNVGGHAGNFKIQVKHKPRYVNEKECKGCGDCAVACPVAVPSEFDLGIANRKAIYRPFPQSVPNTYTIDRRGISPCRAACPAGVNAHGYVALISQGKFSEALEVLRRTMPFASVCGRVCTHPCETECSRADIDSPVAIRALKRFIGDYEIIHKRQPIKSVVNRSEKIAVIGTGPAGLSCAYDLLKLGYPVTLFEAAEKAGGMLRYGIPSYRLPDAVLDNDIDYIKEIGAVIKTNCRVDSVQQLKKDGFESIFLACGAWQNQHLDIPGETAGGVYYALDFLTRVKQGQMPALGDRVAVIGGGNAAIDAARTALRSGAAEVSIIYRRSRTEMPAIPEEVLAAEAEGVKFIFLATPVSINERDHNISGLLCIRMELAEPDSSDRRRPIPVPGSEFELKADSVIIAAGQSVNKAGLSGLDLENNGTVRVNPLTLETNIDGVFAGGDAVTGPATVIEAIAVGKEAAVSIDRYLTRRDLTINRKPNVNVTRPSAGGIAKKDRVHVSHLPFSAGSFDETAQTITESQAIAEASRCLNCAVCADCRQCVAACEPKCINFDQQPEESEIEAGNIILATGYEMFDPSGIAHYGYGRLDNVITGLEFERLANASGPTSGAIVLKDGSQPESVAFVHCVGSRDKNYHEYCSQICCMYSLKQAHIVKERTGAQVYQMYIDLRCAGKGYEEFSHRVTDEGVALIRGKVAEVTNHIIGDETPGKLIVIVEDTLQGQVLRVPVDMVVLAGAVEPQKDTESVGRLFGVSRGADGFFMERHPKLDPVATMNDGVFVVGCAQGPKDIPQTVAQAQAAAARVLATIGKGYITLEPCVSEVIDDNCDGCAYCIDPCPYNAITLIEYCRNGDIKKTVESDPVKCRGCGVCMATCPKKGIVVKNFTTDQLSAMVNAILKP comes from the coding sequence ATGACCGACGAAATCCGTACCGGAGTTTATGTCTGTCACTGCGGGGTAAATATTGCCGGTATTGTTGACGTTAACGCAGTTGCCGAATATGCTGCATCATTACCCGGGGTGGCTGTTTCCAGAACTAACAAGTACACCTGCTCCGATCCGGGTCAGACAATCATCAAAGATGATATAAAAAAATATGGTCTTAACAGAATTGTTGTAGCCGCATGTTCTCCCTCCATGCATGAAAAGACCTATCGCAGGGTACTTGAATCGGCAGGAATCAATGCCTATTTGTTGGAAATGGCTAATATTCGCGAACATTGTGCCTGGGTTAACCCCGCCAAGCTTATGGCCACCACCAAAGCTCAGGATTTGGTCAAAGCAGCCGTAGCAAGAGTTTCTACTCAGCAGGCTTTAGAATCACCGCAGATAAAGGTTAATTCCAACACCCTCGTTGTTGGTGGCGGCATTGCCGGAATTACCGCCGCACTGGAGATTGCCGAGTCAGGCAATCAGGTCTTTCTGGTAGAAAGAAACCCAGCCATTGGCGGACACATGGCCCAATTAGACAAAACATTCCCCACTCTTGATTGTGCCGCTTGCATTTCCACACCCAAAATGAGCCAGACTGGGCAACACCCTAACATCTCTTTGATGGCGTATAGCGAAGTAACCAATGTTGGAGGACACGCAGGTAACTTCAAAATTCAAGTGAAACACAAACCTCGTTATGTAAACGAGAAGGAATGTAAAGGCTGTGGTGATTGCGCCGTGGCCTGCCCGGTAGCCGTCCCCTCAGAATTTGATTTAGGAATAGCCAATCGCAAAGCAATTTACCGTCCATTCCCTCAGTCGGTCCCTAATACTTACACAATTGACCGGCGCGGCATTTCACCCTGTCGCGCCGCCTGCCCTGCCGGCGTGAATGCTCACGGCTACGTTGCTTTGATCTCGCAAGGTAAATTCTCTGAAGCACTTGAGGTCCTAAGACGTACCATGCCCTTTGCCTCTGTCTGCGGGCGAGTATGTACTCACCCGTGTGAGACTGAATGCAGCCGTGCCGATATTGACTCCCCGGTAGCCATTCGCGCCTTAAAGAGATTTATCGGTGATTACGAAATAATCCACAAACGCCAACCCATCAAGTCCGTGGTTAATCGTAGTGAAAAAATCGCGGTTATCGGTACCGGACCTGCTGGCCTTTCCTGCGCCTATGACTTACTGAAACTGGGCTACCCAGTTACTCTCTTTGAAGCGGCAGAGAAGGCTGGCGGTATGCTTCGATATGGAATCCCATCTTATCGCCTTCCTGATGCGGTTTTGGATAATGATATTGATTACATCAAGGAAATAGGTGCAGTAATCAAGACAAATTGTAGAGTTGATTCGGTTCAACAGCTTAAAAAGGACGGATTTGAATCCATATTTCTCGCCTGCGGGGCCTGGCAAAACCAGCACCTTGATATTCCTGGTGAAACGGCTGGTGGCGTTTATTATGCCCTGGACTTTCTTACACGAGTCAAACAGGGCCAAATGCCGGCATTGGGGGATCGAGTTGCCGTTATCGGCGGTGGCAACGCAGCGATTGATGCGGCTCGAACAGCCCTACGGTCGGGCGCCGCCGAAGTCAGTATCATTTACCGTCGGTCACGCACCGAAATGCCCGCGATACCTGAGGAAGTACTGGCAGCTGAGGCAGAGGGAGTGAAATTTATCTTTCTCGCCACCCCGGTATCTATTAACGAAAGGGATCACAATATCAGTGGATTGCTTTGTATCCGGATGGAATTGGCTGAACCTGATTCCAGCGACAGACGCAGGCCGATTCCTGTGCCTGGGAGTGAATTTGAGCTTAAGGCTGATTCTGTCATCATTGCTGCCGGACAGTCGGTTAACAAGGCCGGATTGTCCGGATTAGACCTTGAAAACAACGGCACTGTCAGAGTTAACCCCTTAACACTGGAGACCAACATTGACGGCGTTTTTGCCGGAGGTGACGCCGTCACCGGCCCCGCCACGGTTATTGAAGCGATTGCCGTCGGCAAAGAAGCCGCAGTTTCTATTGACCGCTATTTAACCCGGCGTGATTTAACAATTAACCGGAAACCAAATGTAAATGTCACCCGCCCATCTGCCGGAGGGATCGCAAAAAAAGACCGAGTCCATGTTTCCCATTTACCATTTTCAGCCGGTTCTTTTGACGAGACAGCGCAAACCATTACTGAATCTCAGGCAATAGCCGAAGCCTCGAGATGTCTGAATTGCGCTGTATGCGCCGACTGTCGGCAGTGTGTCGCGGCATGTGAGCCTAAATGCATTAATTTTGACCAGCAGCCCGAAGAGTCTGAAATTGAAGCCGGTAATATTATCCTTGCTACCGGCTACGAAATGTTTGATCCATCGGGAATTGCACATTACGGTTATGGCAGATTGGATAATGTTATTACTGGTTTGGAGTTTGAAAGACTAGCCAATGCCTCCGGCCCCACCAGCGGTGCAATAGTGTTAAAGGACGGCAGCCAGCCGGAAAGTGTTGCTTTTGTGCATTGCGTCGGCAGCCGAGACAAGAATTACCATGAGTATTGTTCTCAAATTTGCTGTATGTATTCATTGAAACAGGCTCACATCGTAAAAGAACGTACCGGCGCTCAAGTATATCAAATGTATATTGACCTGCGTTGTGCCGGAAAAGGCTATGAGGAATTTTCCCACAGGGTAACCGATGAAGGGGTTGCCCTTATTCGTGGTAAGGTCGCTGAAGTTACCAATCACATTATTGGAGACGAAACACCCGGGAAGCTGATAGTCATCGTGGAAGACACCCTTCAGGGTCAGGTACTGCGCGTACCGGTGGATATGGTCGTGCTGGCTGGCGCAGTAGAACCTCAAAAGGACACGGAATCTGTAGGCCGCCTGTTCGGAGTCTCCCGCGGCGCAGACGGCTTTTTTATGGAACGGCATCCCAAACTTGACCCGGTGGCCACCATGAATGACGGTGTCTTTGTCGTCGGATGTGCCCAAGGACCCAAGGATATCCCGCAAACCGTTGCTCAAGCCCAAGCAGCAGCGGCTCGTGTGCTGGCAACCATTGGTAAAGGGTATATTACTCTGGAACCATGCGTCTCGGAAGTTATTGATGACAACTGTGACGGATGCGCGTACTGTATTGATCCTTGCCCCTATAATGCCATTACCCTTATTGAATACTGCAGAAACGGTGACATTAAAAAGACAGTTGAATCTGATCCGGTAAAATGCCGAGGTTGCGGGGTTTGTATGGCTACCTGCCCTAAAAAAGGGATTGTCGTTAAAAACTTTACCACCGATCAGTTAAGCGCTATGGTAAACGCAATATTGAAGCCATAA
- a CDS encoding (Fe-S)-binding protein, with product MSTKSPFLEVLDLIKENGGEALSQCFQCGTCSATCPWQDYVSFLPRKMLLEARLGLTDFDSSDIWRCVTCNKCVQRCPRGVPIIDFMRSLRRAVTSLGIAEVPVALSGTLRNLTATGNPMGEAQEKRNDWADGLGIKQFDVETEYLFFPCCVTAYDPTQKNSVRMIADILLKAGINFGILDGLNCCGESVRKCGDEALFQSLVKGNMSAISTHKVTKIIVNSPHCYQAFKNDYPDFGAGFEIIHTTQLLSTLITGGRLTFTKPINGRIVYHDPCYLGRHNNVYDEPRTIIKSLPGTELVEMQGYGPDSLCCGGGGARIWLETPKNERFSDTRLQQALASGANKLVTSCPYCLSNLRDSKLNHALPEDFVILDINELVAEAL from the coding sequence ATGTCCACCAAATCACCGTTCCTGGAAGTACTTGATCTAATCAAAGAAAATGGTGGCGAGGCTCTGTCCCAATGCTTCCAATGCGGGACCTGTTCCGCCACCTGCCCCTGGCAGGACTATGTTTCATTTTTACCTCGCAAAATGCTGTTGGAAGCCCGACTTGGCCTGACCGATTTTGATTCCAGTGATATCTGGCGTTGCGTCACCTGTAATAAGTGTGTTCAACGGTGCCCCAGAGGTGTTCCTATCATTGATTTTATGCGTTCCTTGAGAAGAGCAGTCACCAGCCTGGGGATTGCCGAAGTACCTGTCGCGTTATCCGGTACCCTGCGAAACCTGACCGCCACCGGTAATCCTATGGGTGAAGCTCAGGAGAAACGCAACGACTGGGCTGATGGTCTTGGTATCAAACAGTTTGACGTTGAAACAGAATATCTTTTTTTCCCTTGTTGTGTGACGGCCTATGACCCAACCCAGAAGAATAGCGTCCGGATGATTGCTGACATTCTTTTAAAAGCCGGCATCAACTTTGGAATTCTGGATGGCTTGAATTGCTGTGGTGAAAGTGTACGAAAATGCGGTGATGAAGCCCTCTTTCAAAGCCTTGTTAAGGGCAATATGTCGGCAATTTCCACTCACAAAGTCACCAAAATAATCGTTAATTCGCCCCATTGTTATCAGGCCTTCAAAAACGACTATCCAGATTTTGGCGCCGGATTTGAAATTATTCATACCACCCAATTATTGTCAACATTAATAACAGGCGGCAGGTTAACATTTACCAAACCAATTAATGGTCGCATTGTATATCACGACCCATGTTATTTAGGCCGGCATAATAATGTCTATGATGAGCCCCGGACAATTATTAAATCGCTGCCTGGTACGGAACTTGTAGAAATGCAGGGCTATGGACCTGACAGCCTGTGTTGCGGTGGCGGTGGTGCCAGAATATGGTTGGAAACCCCAAAAAATGAACGTTTCAGTGACACTCGTTTGCAGCAGGCACTAGCCAGCGGCGCAAATAAATTGGTGACCAGTTGCCCATATTGCCTCTCTAACCTCAGAGACAGCAAACTGAATCATGCCCTGCCGGAGGATTTTGTGATACTGGACATCAACGAGTTAGTTGCAGAGGCTTTATAG
- a CDS encoding sensor histidine kinase, whose amino-acid sequence MLLLLIGGFLLQYPQLIPFVDTLDPNSFFDLSRHSFGRLIMLLPVTYAALVFGIRIGLLVLLAAISIIVPNLFILEIPITADDIIEIIGIVIIGLVVNLWLESYETDKHHRQMAYLRLENAQRELQRMQQNLRFYLKQITIAQEEERRRIAQELHDDTAQDLIAISRKIDGYMSLHPALPSSDEAYFEDVHQHLNRTLSSVRRFSQDLRPSVLDDLGLIPAIEWLAPELDKHFKFKTEIQIIGKPRRFPVETELVLFRIVQESLRNIGKHAFADKVWLTIDFSDQATYLTIKDNGRGFNPPERIGDLAVNGKLGLTGMQERARLIGANLKIDSVPSQGTTVTVELPMATDSKEHTY is encoded by the coding sequence TTGCTTCTTTTGCTGATAGGTGGCTTTTTATTACAATATCCGCAACTCATACCTTTCGTTGATACTTTAGACCCTAATAGTTTTTTTGATTTAAGTCGCCACTCTTTCGGCCGATTAATCATGTTGCTACCGGTGACCTACGCCGCCTTGGTGTTTGGGATTCGCATCGGTCTCCTTGTGTTGCTGGCAGCTATTTCAATCATCGTCCCTAATCTTTTTATCTTAGAAATACCGATTACTGCCGATGACATCATTGAAATAATCGGCATCGTAATAATTGGCCTGGTAGTTAATCTTTGGTTGGAGAGCTACGAAACTGACAAGCATCACAGACAGATGGCCTACCTAAGACTGGAAAATGCCCAGCGTGAATTGCAACGCATGCAGCAAAATCTTCGGTTTTATCTGAAACAGATCACCATCGCACAGGAAGAAGAACGTCGCCGGATTGCGCAAGAACTACATGATGATACCGCTCAGGATTTGATTGCGATTTCCCGAAAAATTGACGGCTATATGTCGCTTCACCCCGCCCTGCCGTCTTCAGATGAAGCGTACTTTGAAGATGTTCACCAGCATTTAAATCGTACATTAAGCAGTGTACGTCGCTTCAGTCAGGACCTTAGACCCTCGGTATTGGATGATCTCGGCCTGATTCCGGCTATTGAATGGCTGGCTCCGGAACTGGACAAGCATTTTAAATTTAAAACTGAAATCCAGATTATCGGCAAACCCAGAAGGTTCCCAGTTGAAACCGAACTTGTGTTGTTCCGTATTGTGCAGGAATCTTTGCGTAATATTGGTAAACATGCGTTTGCCGACAAGGTATGGCTCACCATCGATTTTTCAGATCAGGCCACCTATTTAACCATTAAAGATAATGGTCGTGGGTTCAACCCTCCTGAACGTATCGGCGATCTGGCTGTCAATGGAAAACTTGGCCTAACCGGGATGCAGGAACGGGCACGACTGATTGGTGCCAATCTTAAAATTGATTCCGTTCCCAGTCAGGGTACCACCGTCACGGTTGAGTTACCCATGGCAACAGATTCCAAAGAGCACACCTACTAA
- a CDS encoding response regulator transcription factor has protein sequence MESNDRIKVLLADDHIIVREGTREMLERQPDIQVVAEANDGVDAVELARVYRPDVIVMDIAMPNMNGIEATREIKKILPTTAVLILTAYDSDQYIMALIEAGAAGYMLKNVRGNQLIDAIRAVHSGESILQPSTTRRVIDQLNKNNPPASEATEAETDSMSHALTEREMEVLKLAAKGVSNRDIASQLFLSSRTVQTHLSNIFKKLNVASRTEAILYGLKRGWFYMEELP, from the coding sequence ATGGAAAGTAACGACAGAATTAAAGTATTGTTGGCTGACGACCACATTATTGTGCGCGAAGGTACGCGGGAGATGCTGGAAAGACAACCGGATATTCAGGTTGTTGCCGAAGCCAATGACGGAGTTGACGCGGTTGAACTTGCAAGGGTATATCGTCCTGATGTTATTGTCATGGATATAGCCATGCCTAATATGAACGGTATAGAGGCAACCCGGGAAATCAAGAAAATACTCCCCACAACCGCAGTGTTAATATTGACTGCCTATGATTCCGACCAATATATCATGGCCTTGATTGAAGCCGGTGCCGCAGGATATATGCTCAAAAATGTCCGCGGCAATCAATTGATTGATGCTATCAGGGCTGTGCATTCGGGTGAATCTATTTTGCAGCCATCCACGACCCGACGGGTGATTGACCAGCTCAACAAGAACAACCCGCCGGCTTCTGAGGCTACCGAGGCAGAGACAGATTCCATGTCTCACGCATTAACTGAACGCGAAATGGAAGTCTTGAAACTCGCGGCCAAAGGCGTCAGTAATCGGGATATCGCCTCTCAATTGTTCTTGAGCAGCCGTACTGTTCAAACTCATCTGTCTAATATTTTCAAGAAGCTCAATGTTGCTTCCAGAACGGAAGCAATCCTATATGGCCTAAAACGAGGGTGGTTCTATATGGAGGAACTACCCTGA
- a CDS encoding small multi-drug export protein has translation MDIQQYFLDLGFSPSLVIFIISTLPVVELRGAIPVAINILDYPWLGAYFLAIAGNMLPVPFILQLLSWFTEKVRQYSWGAAFVEWLFARTQKRSGIIFKYRSIGLVMFVAVPLPLTGAWTGAIAAVLLGMGFHAALFSILTGVLIAGVIVTCLALLGWAGAFIAGLFLIGIFIFTRLKSRP, from the coding sequence ATGGACATCCAACAGTACTTCTTAGACCTTGGATTCTCACCTTCACTGGTTATTTTTATTATTTCCACTTTACCCGTAGTTGAATTACGCGGCGCCATTCCCGTAGCGATTAATATCTTGGATTATCCATGGCTCGGCGCATATTTTTTAGCTATTGCCGGAAATATGTTGCCTGTTCCGTTCATTTTACAATTATTGTCCTGGTTTACGGAAAAAGTCAGGCAATATTCTTGGGGGGCGGCTTTCGTTGAATGGCTCTTTGCACGCACTCAAAAACGCAGCGGTATCATTTTTAAATATCGGAGCATTGGACTCGTAATGTTCGTGGCTGTTCCTTTGCCACTGACTGGGGCATGGACCGGCGCCATTGCAGCGGTACTGTTGGGAATGGGTTTCCATGCCGCTTTATTCTCTATTCTTACAGGCGTGTTAATCGCCGGAGTAATCGTCACTTGTTTGGCACTGCTGGGATGGGCCGGAGCCTTTATAGCCGGATTATTTTTAATTGGCATTTTCATATTTACGCGGCTAAAGAGTAGACCTTGA